Proteins encoded in a region of the Benincasa hispida cultivar B227 chromosome 2, ASM972705v1, whole genome shotgun sequence genome:
- the LOC120071169 gene encoding GTP-binding nuclear protein Ran-3 → MALPDQKTVDYPSFKLVIVGDGGTGKTTFVKRHLTGEFEKKYEPTIGVEVHPLDFFTNCGKIRFYCWDTAGQEKFGGLRDGYYIHGQCAIIMFDVTARLTYKNVPTWHRDLCRVCENIPIVLCGNKVDVKNRQVKAKQVTFHRKKNLQYYEISAKSNYNFEKPFLYLARKLAGDANIHFVESPALAPPEVHIDLAAQQQHEAELAAAASQPLPDDDDDAFE, encoded by the exons ATG GCTTTACCAGACCAGAAAACTGTTGATTATCCGAGTTTCAAGCTTGTGATTGTTGGTGATGGCGGCACTG gaaaaacaacttttgtgaAAAGACATCTCACAGGggagtttgaaaagaaataCGAAC CAACAATTGGCGTGGAAGTGCACCCTTTGGACTTCTTCACAAACTGTGGAAAAATTAGATTTTACTGCTGGGACACTGCTGGGCAGGAGAAGTTCGGTGGTTTACGGGATGGCTACTA CATCCATGGGCAATGCGCTATCATCATGTTTGATGTTACTGCCAGATTGACATACAAAAATGTTCCTACATGGCATCGTGATCTTTGCAG GGTGTGTGAGAATATCCCAATTGTTCTATGTGGAAACAAGGTCGATGTGAAAAACAGGCAGGTTAAGGCCAAGCAAGTCACATTCCACAGGAAGAAGAACCTACAGTACTATGAAATATCTGCCAAGAGTAACTACAACTTTGAAAAACCATTCCTGTACTTGGCCAGGAAGTTAGCTGG GGATGCCAACATTCATTTTGTGGAGTCTCCTGCCCTTGCTCCTCCAGAAGTACACATTGACTTGGCTGCCCAGCAACA GCATGAAGCTGAGTTGGCAGCAGCTGCCAGTCAACCTCTGCCAGATGACGACGACGATGCATTTGAGTAG